The proteins below come from a single Cylindrospermopsis raciborskii Cr2010 genomic window:
- a CDS encoding NAD-dependent succinate-semialdehyde dehydrogenase: protein MAIATINPTTGETLKVFLPLKDEEIEAKLHLASQTFQHYRHTNFVERSHWLLETANILEREKTDLGKLITLEMGKTLKSAIAEVEKCALVCRYYAEHGPNFLADVSISTDASRSLVKYQPLGVILAVMPWNFPFWQVFRFAAPALMAGNVGLLKHASNVPQCALSIEEIINRAGFPQGVFQTLLIPATQVADLMGDNRIKAATLTGSEPAGVSLAVASGKHIKKTVLELGGSDPFIVLESADLELAVSTAVTARLINNGQSCIAAKRLIVAEAIADRFEEMLLAKFATLKIGDPLADDTDIGPLATSKILADLDNQVQIAIASGGKILIGGYPIKEGHGNFYPPTIIVDIPLDHPIAQEEFFGPVALLFRVPDLDAAIKLANDTPFGLGASAWTNNLQEQERLITEIEAGAVFINGMVKSDPRLPFGGIKRSGYGRELSIQGMHEFVNIKTVWVK from the coding sequence GTGGCTATTGCTACCATTAATCCTACCACTGGGGAAACTCTCAAGGTCTTTTTACCTCTGAAAGATGAGGAAATTGAAGCTAAACTGCATTTAGCAAGTCAGACTTTTCAACATTACCGTCATACAAACTTTGTAGAGCGATCGCACTGGTTATTGGAAACTGCCAATATTCTGGAAAGAGAAAAAACCGATCTGGGGAAATTAATCACCTTAGAAATGGGTAAAACTCTAAAATCTGCGATCGCTGAGGTGGAAAAATGTGCTTTAGTCTGTCGCTACTATGCCGAACATGGACCCAACTTCTTGGCCGACGTGAGTATTAGCACCGATGCCAGTCGCAGTCTGGTAAAATATCAACCATTGGGGGTTATTCTAGCCGTAATGCCCTGGAATTTTCCCTTTTGGCAAGTTTTTCGGTTTGCCGCACCTGCGCTGATGGCGGGGAATGTGGGATTACTTAAACACGCATCTAATGTTCCCCAATGCGCCCTATCTATAGAAGAGATTATTAATCGTGCTGGTTTTCCTCAAGGGGTATTTCAAACCTTATTAATTCCAGCCACACAAGTAGCAGATTTAATGGGAGATAATCGCATTAAGGCTGCCACCTTAACGGGAAGTGAACCAGCGGGTGTGTCCTTAGCAGTTGCATCTGGTAAACATATTAAAAAAACTGTTTTAGAATTAGGGGGAAGCGATCCATTCATAGTGTTAGAAAGTGCGGATTTAGAATTAGCTGTTAGTACCGCAGTTACAGCAAGATTGATCAATAATGGTCAGTCATGTATAGCGGCGAAACGGTTAATTGTGGCTGAAGCTATAGCTGATAGATTTGAGGAAATGCTATTGGCAAAATTTGCAACTTTGAAAATTGGAGATCCTTTAGCAGATGACACAGATATTGGACCATTAGCAACTAGCAAAATTTTGGCAGACCTGGATAATCAAGTGCAAATTGCCATAGCCAGTGGAGGTAAAATTCTTATAGGTGGTTATCCCATAAAAGAGGGTCATGGTAACTTTTATCCACCCACTATTATTGTAGATATTCCCCTAGATCATCCCATTGCTCAAGAAGAATTTTTTGGTCCAGTAGCCTTATTATTTCGAGTTCCAGATCTAGACGCAGCCATTAAACTGGCTAATGACACACCATTCGGATTAGGTGCAAGTGCTTGGACAAATAATCTCCAAGAACAGGAGCGGCTAATTACAGAAATCGAAGCAGGAGCTGTATTTATTAATGGCATGGTTAAATCAGACCCCCGATTGCCATTTGGAGGAATTAAACGTTCTGGATATGGTCGAGAATTAAGTATTCAAGGTATGCACGAATTTGTGAATATTAAGACTGTTTGGGTTAAGTAG
- a CDS encoding LysM peptidoglycan-binding domain-containing M23 family metallopeptidase, with amino-acid sequence MNFRCPSIFLFGLTTSLALIPSNLNLPSVSAVENCSTSALSRIKKHQVSPGENLVTIAERYKLMPATILQMNPLISNGQVTPGTQLQIPPFDGMVVQVSNGQGWQQIAKKYRVRPDTLFELNGCQQNPTVVFVPSSSKVKPASRSAGSVTTMGSPISNSTGVSFSYGWQIHPITNQVFFHSGIDLLAEVGTPVRATASGVVVFAKEQGSYGNLVIINHQGGMQTRYAQLESIKVKLGEQVKINQVLGTVGATGEPSSREPHLHFEVRASEDLGWTAKNPVDYLK; translated from the coding sequence ATGAATTTTCGCTGTCCTTCAATTTTTCTTTTTGGCTTGACCACTAGTTTGGCATTAATACCCTCAAACCTAAACCTGCCAAGTGTCAGTGCTGTAGAAAATTGTTCAACTTCTGCTTTATCTCGCATTAAAAAACATCAAGTTAGTCCAGGTGAAAACTTGGTTACTATAGCGGAGAGATATAAGCTAATGCCAGCTACTATCTTACAGATGAATCCGTTAATCAGTAATGGTCAGGTTACACCAGGAACTCAATTACAAATTCCCCCTTTTGATGGCATGGTGGTGCAGGTATCAAATGGTCAGGGTTGGCAACAAATAGCTAAAAAGTATAGGGTTCGCCCAGATACACTATTTGAACTGAACGGTTGTCAACAAAATCCTACGGTGGTATTTGTTCCCTCTTCATCCAAGGTCAAACCCGCATCTAGGTCTGCTGGGTCTGTCACCACTATGGGATCGCCCATATCTAATTCTACAGGTGTGTCTTTTTCCTATGGTTGGCAAATTCATCCTATTACTAATCAAGTTTTTTTCCACAGTGGGATTGATTTATTAGCGGAAGTGGGCACTCCTGTCCGCGCTACTGCTAGTGGTGTAGTGGTCTTTGCTAAGGAGCAAGGTAGCTATGGTAACTTAGTTATTATTAACCATCAAGGTGGAATGCAAACCCGTTATGCCCAGTTAGAATCTATTAAAGTAAAGTTGGGTGAACAAGTTAAGATTAATCAAGTGTTGGGAACTGTAGGCGCTACGGGAGAACCCAGTTCCAGGGAACCACATTTACACTTTGAAGTTCGTGCTAGTGAGGATTTGGGATGGACTGCCAAGAACCCCGTAGATTACTTGAAGTGA
- a CDS encoding NAD(P)H-quinone oxidoreductase subunit N, with protein sequence MDFANIASQLNAGTILPEGIVIITLLGVLIVDLILGRASYRWIAYLAVAGLLGAILSLWLQWDSPHPIGFTGGFNADDLSIIFRGIIALSAAVTILMSISYVEQSGTALSEFIAILLTATMGGMFLSGASELVMIFISLETLSISSYLLTGYTKRDPRSNEAALKYLLIGASTTAVFLYGMSLLYGLSGGETELNAIASGIATAHGGQSLGLVIALVFIIAGVGFKISAAPFHQWTPDVYEGAPTPVIAFLSVGSKAAGLALSIRLLTVVFPLVEQEWRFVFTALAVLSMILGNVVALAQTSMKRMLAYSSIAQAGFVMIGLIAGTDAGYSSMLFYLLVYLFMNLCGFTCIILFSLRTGTDQITEYSGLYQKDPLLTLGLSVSLLSLGGIPPLAGFFGKIYLFWAGWQAGLYWLVLLGLVTSVISIYYYIRVVKMMVVKEPQEMSDVVKNYPTVRWDLPGFRPLQVGLIVTLIATTISGILSNPLFTLVNTSVAHTPILQAGKLASSQTSLVVDKKSQQL encoded by the coding sequence ATGGATTTTGCTAATATTGCATCCCAGTTAAACGCGGGAACGATTTTACCAGAGGGGATTGTGATCATCACCCTCTTGGGGGTTTTGATCGTGGATTTGATTTTGGGGCGCGCTTCCTATCGCTGGATTGCTTACCTAGCTGTTGCTGGGTTACTGGGAGCCATTCTTTCCCTATGGTTACAATGGGACTCCCCCCATCCTATCGGTTTTACCGGTGGGTTTAATGCTGATGACCTCAGTATTATATTTCGCGGAATCATTGCTCTGTCTGCTGCTGTCACCATCCTCATGTCAATTAGCTATGTGGAGCAAAGTGGTACGGCTTTGTCAGAATTCATCGCTATTCTATTGACTGCCACTATGGGAGGTATGTTCCTCTCTGGTGCTAGTGAATTAGTGATGATTTTCATCTCTTTGGAAACTTTGAGTATCTCTTCCTATTTGCTAACAGGTTATACTAAGCGTGACCCACGCTCTAATGAAGCTGCTCTCAAATATCTGCTTATTGGTGCCTCTACCACGGCTGTATTTTTATATGGCATGTCCCTTCTGTATGGATTATCAGGAGGCGAAACTGAATTAAATGCGATCGCCAGTGGTATTGCTACAGCTCATGGAGGTCAGTCCCTAGGTTTAGTAATTGCTCTAGTGTTCATCATTGCTGGAGTTGGGTTTAAAATATCTGCTGCACCCTTCCACCAATGGACACCAGATGTTTATGAGGGTGCCCCCACCCCGGTCATAGCTTTTTTATCCGTTGGTTCCAAAGCAGCAGGTTTAGCTTTGTCCATCCGTTTATTAACGGTAGTGTTCCCCTTAGTAGAACAAGAGTGGAGATTTGTGTTTACTGCTTTGGCCGTGCTGAGTATGATCTTGGGTAACGTTGTGGCCCTCGCTCAAACCAGCATGAAACGAATGTTGGCTTATTCCTCCATTGCTCAAGCTGGTTTTGTGATGATTGGCTTAATTGCCGGTACGGATGCGGGTTACTCCAGCATGTTATTTTACTTACTGGTTTATCTGTTCATGAATCTGTGCGGATTTACCTGTATTATTCTTTTCTCTTTGAGAACAGGTACAGATCAGATTACGGAGTACTCTGGTTTATATCAAAAAGACCCCTTACTCACCCTGGGTTTAAGTGTTTCCCTATTATCTCTGGGTGGGATTCCTCCCCTGGCTGGGTTTTTCGGGAAGATTTACCTATTTTGGGCAGGTTGGCAAGCGGGTCTATATTGGTTAGTGTTGTTAGGATTAGTCACCAGTGTAATTTCCATTTATTACTACATTCGGGTAGTGAAAATGATGGTGGTGAAAGAACCTCAAGAAATGTCTGATGTGGTCAAGAATTATCCGACCGTGCGGTGGGATCTACCAGGATTTAGACCTTTACAAGTGGGATTGATAGTCACCCTAATTGCTACAACTATCTCTGGTATTTTGTCTAATCCCTTATTTACCTTAGTCAACACTTCTGTTGCTCACACACCAATTTTACAAGCTGGAAAATTGGCTAGCAGTCAAACCAGTTTAGTTGTGGATAAAAAGTCCCAACAACTATAA
- the topA gene encoding type I DNA topoisomerase — protein sequence MSTLVIVESPTKARTIRNYLPKDYQVEASMGHVRDLPQSASEIPATVKGEKWARFGVNIEADFEPVYVVLKDKKKVVSQLKEALKTANELILATDEDREGESISWHLYQLLKPKVPTKRMVFHEITQEAIKKALANCRTIDDQLVRAQETRRILDRLVGYTLSPLLWKKISWGLSAGRVQSVAVRLLVNKERQRRAFREGTYWDLKASLLQAKSPFTSVLITLEGTKVATGSDFDPATGQIAAGRNVVLLNEEQALALQERLEGKTWTVTDIEERPVIRKPAPPFTTSTLQQESNRKLRLSARDTMRIAQNLYEQGYITYMRTDSVHLSEQAIAAARACVTQKYGQEYLSPQPRQYTTKSKGAQEAHEAIRPAGSTFRTPQETGLSGREFAVYDLIWKRTIASQMADSRQIQIAVHLKVEEAGFRSSGKRIDFPGYLRAYVEGSDDPEAALEDQEVILPPLKVGDHPQCTELEAVGHETQPPARYTEATLVKTLESEGIGRPSTYASIIGTIVDKGYAQLVSNALIPTFTAFAVTSLLEQHFPEIVDPSFTSKMEQTLDEIATGEAEWLPYLRKFYLGEKGLQALVQEQEDQIDPSKAKTVELENLNAKVRIGKFGPFIEVENEGGIVTASIPKDITPADLDPEQVDMLLRQKTVGPDQLGTHPDTGEPIYLKIGTYGPYIQLGDKTDENPKPKQASLPKGVTQENLTLDMAVGLLSLPRHLGEHPETGAKIQASLGKFGPYVVHDQGKDGKDYRSLKVGDDVLTISLERALELLAEPKKARSSRNSKSKTALRELGLHPEDDAPVNIYNGEYGYYINHGKTNVGLPEGQTVESVTLSQALELLKAKTSSKSRSKTTSTTKKSTTAKTKSTTTKSTSRSQKKG from the coding sequence ATGTCAACCCTTGTTATTGTTGAATCTCCAACCAAAGCCCGTACTATTCGGAACTACCTGCCAAAAGACTACCAGGTAGAAGCTTCTATGGGTCATGTCCGTGACTTACCTCAGTCTGCTAGTGAAATCCCTGCTACTGTTAAGGGGGAAAAATGGGCTCGGTTTGGGGTAAATATAGAAGCAGATTTTGAACCAGTATATGTTGTTCTTAAAGATAAAAAGAAAGTCGTCAGTCAACTAAAGGAAGCTTTAAAAACTGCCAATGAGTTGATTTTAGCAACTGACGAAGACCGGGAAGGTGAAAGTATAAGCTGGCATTTATATCAGTTACTTAAACCTAAAGTGCCTACCAAACGCATGGTATTTCACGAAATTACCCAGGAAGCAATTAAAAAGGCTTTAGCCAACTGCAGAACTATTGATGATCAATTAGTCCGCGCTCAGGAAACTAGACGTATCTTAGACCGTCTGGTGGGATATACTCTCTCTCCTCTGCTATGGAAGAAAATTTCCTGGGGACTTTCTGCGGGTAGAGTTCAATCTGTAGCAGTGCGCCTACTAGTAAATAAAGAACGTCAACGTCGAGCTTTTCGTGAAGGTACTTATTGGGATTTAAAAGCTAGTCTGTTACAAGCAAAAAGCCCTTTCACCTCGGTGTTAATCACCTTAGAAGGAACAAAAGTAGCCACGGGTAGTGATTTTGATCCCGCTACAGGACAAATCGCTGCAGGACGTAATGTGGTCCTACTAAATGAGGAGCAGGCTTTAGCACTCCAGGAACGTTTGGAAGGCAAAACTTGGACTGTGACGGATATAGAAGAACGTCCCGTGATCCGAAAACCCGCTCCACCATTTACTACCTCCACTTTGCAGCAGGAGTCTAACCGAAAACTACGTTTATCCGCTAGGGATACAATGCGGATCGCCCAAAATCTCTATGAGCAAGGATATATCACCTACATGCGGACAGATTCTGTACATCTGTCAGAACAGGCGATCGCCGCAGCTAGAGCTTGTGTAACCCAGAAGTATGGTCAGGAATATCTCAGTCCTCAGCCTAGACAATATACCACCAAGTCTAAAGGTGCCCAAGAAGCTCATGAGGCAATTCGCCCTGCTGGTAGCACATTTCGCACTCCCCAGGAAACTGGTTTAAGTGGACGAGAATTTGCGGTTTACGATTTAATTTGGAAGCGTACTATTGCTTCCCAAATGGCTGACTCTCGCCAAATCCAGATTGCTGTTCACCTAAAAGTAGAAGAGGCTGGATTCCGCTCTTCTGGTAAACGTATAGATTTTCCTGGCTATCTTCGTGCTTATGTAGAAGGATCGGACGACCCGGAAGCTGCACTGGAAGATCAAGAAGTGATATTACCTCCTTTAAAAGTAGGTGATCATCCCCAATGTACAGAATTAGAAGCAGTGGGACATGAAACCCAACCTCCAGCTAGATATACAGAAGCAACTTTGGTGAAAACTCTAGAAAGTGAAGGGATTGGTCGTCCCAGCACCTACGCCAGTATTATTGGCACCATTGTTGATAAAGGTTATGCTCAACTGGTAAGTAATGCGCTAATTCCTACTTTTACTGCCTTTGCTGTTACCAGTTTATTAGAACAACATTTCCCGGAGATTGTGGATCCCAGTTTTACCTCGAAAATGGAGCAAACTCTGGATGAAATTGCCACTGGTGAAGCTGAATGGCTACCCTATCTGCGGAAATTCTATTTAGGGGAGAAAGGTTTACAGGCCCTAGTGCAAGAACAAGAAGATCAAATTGACCCTAGCAAAGCCAAAACCGTAGAATTAGAAAACCTTAACGCCAAGGTTCGCATTGGCAAGTTTGGTCCATTTATTGAGGTAGAAAATGAAGGAGGGATAGTAACAGCGTCTATTCCTAAAGACATTACACCAGCGGATTTAGACCCTGAGCAGGTGGATATGCTACTGCGACAAAAAACCGTGGGACCAGATCAGTTGGGAACACACCCAGATACAGGTGAACCCATTTACCTGAAAATTGGCACCTATGGACCCTATATCCAATTAGGAGATAAAACCGACGAAAATCCCAAACCAAAACAAGCTTCCCTTCCTAAAGGTGTTACCCAAGAAAACCTCACTTTGGATATGGCTGTGGGTTTATTGTCATTGCCTCGACACTTAGGAGAGCATCCAGAAACGGGAGCAAAAATTCAAGCTAGTTTAGGCAAGTTTGGACCTTATGTAGTTCATGATCAGGGGAAAGATGGTAAAGATTACCGCTCACTAAAGGTGGGTGATGATGTGTTGACAATTTCTCTAGAACGCGCATTGGAATTATTAGCAGAACCCAAAAAAGCCAGAAGTTCAAGAAATAGTAAATCCAAGACTGCTCTACGAGAATTAGGTTTACATCCGGAAGATGATGCACCTGTGAATATTTATAACGGTGAATACGGTTATTATATTAATCACGGTAAAACCAACGTCGGTCTACCGGAAGGTCAAACAGTAGAAAGTGTTACTCTCAGCCAAGCTCTAGAATTGTTAAAAGCTAAAACCTCTAGTAAGTCCAGGAGTAAAACTACTAGCACAACCAAGAAATCAACTACTGCGAAAACCAAGTCAACCACCACAAAATCCACCAGTAGGAGCCAAAAGAAAGGCTAG
- the aroQ gene encoding type II 3-dehydroquinate dehydratase, with protein MTGIHGSNFYASVLVLHGPNLNLLGQREPGVYGSQSLEEINSLLAAEAVRLGVKVTPFQSNHEGVLIDNIHAATKQHQGIVINAGAYTHTSVAIRDAIAGVNLPAVEVHLSNIYRREDFRHHSYIAPVVIGQISGFGVQSYILGLQALVHYLRKNEI; from the coding sequence ATGACCGGAATACATGGCTCTAACTTTTATGCCAGTGTTTTAGTGCTGCATGGACCCAATCTTAATCTCCTAGGACAGCGAGAACCGGGTGTTTACGGTTCTCAGAGCCTAGAAGAGATAAACTCCCTCCTCGCAGCAGAAGCTGTAAGATTGGGTGTGAAGGTTACTCCCTTCCAGTCTAATCACGAAGGAGTGCTAATAGATAATATCCATGCTGCCACAAAACAGCACCAAGGCATAGTAATTAATGCGGGTGCCTACACCCATACTAGTGTGGCTATTAGAGATGCGATCGCCGGTGTTAATTTACCTGCGGTGGAGGTTCATCTAAGTAATATTTATCGCCGAGAGGATTTTCGTCATCATTCCTACATAGCTCCAGTGGTGATTGGACAAATTAGTGGATTTGGCGTTCAGAGTTATATATTAGGTTTACAAGCACTGGTGCATTATCTCAGAAAGAATGAGATTTAA
- the proB gene encoding glutamate 5-kinase, with amino-acid sequence MTETIVVKIGTSSLTQAETGKLALSTIATLTETLCRLRQQGHKVILVSSGAVGVGCARLGLTERPKAMALKQAVAAVGQGRLMRIYDDLFTTLEQPIAQVLLTRADLVERSRYLNAYNTFQELLGLGVIPIVNENDTVAVEELKFGDNDTLSALVASLVEADWLFLLTDVDRLYSADPRKVRNAQPISLISNTRELEDLKIQAGGQGSPWGTGGMMTKISAARIAMVGGVRTVITQGRFPHDIEKIIAGEQIGTHFAPQPEPTSARKRWIAYGLVPVGKLYLDEGAVIAISRGGKSLLPAGIKMVEGEFDSQDAVQLCDLQGNEIARGLVNYNSQELEKIRGCHSQDIEDILGYGGIETVVHRDNLVLI; translated from the coding sequence ATGACGGAGACAATAGTAGTTAAAATAGGCACTTCTAGCCTCACTCAAGCGGAAACTGGGAAATTAGCCCTTTCCACCATTGCTACCCTCACAGAAACCCTCTGTCGTTTAAGACAGCAAGGGCACAAGGTGATTTTAGTTTCTTCGGGTGCTGTGGGTGTAGGTTGTGCCCGACTCGGACTAACAGAAAGACCTAAAGCCATGGCCTTAAAACAAGCTGTAGCTGCGGTAGGACAGGGTCGTCTCATGCGTATTTATGATGACCTATTTACCACCTTAGAACAACCCATAGCCCAAGTATTATTAACCCGGGCGGATTTAGTAGAACGTAGCCGATATTTAAATGCCTATAATACATTTCAAGAGTTATTAGGACTAGGAGTAATTCCCATAGTCAATGAAAATGACACGGTAGCAGTAGAGGAATTAAAATTTGGCGATAACGACACTCTTTCAGCTTTGGTTGCCAGTTTAGTAGAAGCAGACTGGCTATTTTTGCTAACAGATGTTGATCGGTTATATTCAGCTGATCCAAGGAAAGTACGCAATGCTCAACCGATTAGCCTAATTAGTAACACCAGAGAACTGGAGGATCTGAAGATTCAAGCAGGGGGACAGGGTTCACCATGGGGCACAGGGGGGATGATGACAAAAATATCTGCTGCTCGGATTGCTATGGTGGGGGGGGTGCGCACGGTAATTACCCAAGGACGTTTTCCCCATGACATAGAAAAAATTATCGCGGGAGAGCAAATAGGAACTCACTTTGCACCTCAACCAGAACCAACTTCCGCTAGAAAAAGGTGGATAGCTTATGGTTTAGTTCCAGTAGGAAAGTTATACTTGGATGAGGGAGCAGTTATAGCCATTTCTCGCGGTGGAAAATCCTTATTACCAGCAGGAATTAAAATGGTAGAGGGGGAATTTGACAGTCAAGACGCGGTGCAATTATGTGATCTTCAAGGTAATGAGATTGCCAGGGGATTGGTTAACTATAACAGTCAAGAGTTGGAAAAAATTCGCGGTTGTCATTCCCAGGATATTGAAGATATTTTAGGTTACGGGGGTATAGAAACCGTTGTTCATAGGGATAACCTGGTTTTGATTTGA
- a CDS encoding YqeG family HAD IIIA-type phosphatase codes for MIWSEILQPDLILHGPILNLTPDIIQQYGLKGLILDVDDTLVPITANSVSPELERWVMEIRQYAALWLVSNNLSQPRISSIAKSLNLPYYLGAAKPSRRKIRAALREMNLSANQVAMVGDRLFTDVVAGNRLGMFTILVEPMVHEGTVLRGYSIRNVEVWISEILGASIRPKHTKVHKN; via the coding sequence ATGATTTGGAGTGAAATCTTACAACCAGATTTGATCTTACACGGTCCGATTTTAAATCTGACACCGGATATCATTCAACAATATGGACTCAAAGGACTCATTTTAGATGTTGATGATACTCTAGTACCTATAACTGCTAACTCTGTCTCCCCAGAATTAGAACGGTGGGTCATGGAAATAAGACAATATGCAGCATTATGGTTGGTTAGTAATAATTTGAGTCAACCCCGCATTAGCTCTATTGCTAAGTCTTTAAATTTACCTTACTACCTAGGCGCGGCCAAACCTTCACGACGTAAAATTAGAGCAGCACTACGAGAAATGAACTTGTCTGCTAATCAGGTTGCTATGGTAGGCGATCGCCTGTTTACTGATGTAGTTGCTGGTAACCGTTTGGGAATGTTTACTATCCTGGTGGAACCTATGGTTCATGAGGGTACTGTTTTGCGTGGTTATTCTATTCGCAATGTAGAAGTTTGGATCTCGGAGATTCTGGGAGCTTCTATTAGACCTAAGCACACAAAAGTTCACAAAAATTGA
- a CDS encoding DUF3727 domain-containing protein: MYSSDFSEENDRTDADLITLTDEKGRSLECYIENSFEIEGQEYILLLPVDSPIQIFAWEGYGDEEEATLVDDDQTIDRIFSTAQAVLSEQNLTLKNTAYALTVTGELPPVEESEILTLEVEGEEEQETEPEQLQLLTNFYYEDQEYEIYTPIDPLLFFARKTQSGKPQLLSPEEFNQVQPLLEEYLFDTVE; this comes from the coding sequence ATGTATTCCTCTGACTTTTCCGAAGAAAATGACCGTACTGATGCTGATTTGATTACTTTAACAGATGAAAAAGGGCGATCGCTCGAATGTTATATAGAGAATTCCTTTGAGATAGAAGGTCAAGAGTATATTTTGCTTTTACCTGTGGACTCTCCTATACAAATTTTTGCCTGGGAGGGTTATGGAGACGAAGAAGAAGCAACTTTAGTAGACGATGATCAAACAATTGATCGGATTTTCAGCACTGCTCAGGCTGTCTTATCTGAGCAGAATTTAACTTTAAAAAACACTGCTTACGCTTTGACTGTAACTGGTGAGCTACCACCAGTGGAAGAATCTGAGATCTTGACCCTAGAAGTTGAGGGTGAGGAAGAACAAGAGACGGAACCAGAGCAATTACAACTGCTGACCAATTTTTATTACGAAGACCAAGAGTACGAAATCTATACACCTATTGATCCACTCCTATTTTTTGCTAGAAAAACTCAGAGTGGTAAACCCCAGCTGCTTTCCCCAGAGGAGTTCAATCAGGTTCAGCCCCTTTTAGAAGAATATCTGTTTGATACAGTCGAATAG
- the ruvX gene encoding Holliday junction resolvase RuvX: MVEFQSKSFISALGLDVGSKRVGVAGCDGTGLIATGITTIQRKSFVEDLQEIRGLVEKRRVQILVVGIPYSGDGSMGEQARRIQKFANRLAKALGLPLEHVDERLTSFQAEQMLLAENRSPSYNKGLVDRKAASIILQQWLDDRRLRTPQNLPNQSEL, encoded by the coding sequence GTGGTTGAATTCCAGTCAAAATCTTTCATATCCGCTCTGGGGTTGGATGTGGGTAGTAAACGTGTGGGCGTTGCTGGTTGCGATGGTACCGGACTAATTGCCACAGGTATAACTACAATCCAACGCAAGTCCTTTGTAGAAGATCTACAGGAAATACGGGGACTGGTAGAAAAGCGACGAGTGCAAATTTTAGTTGTTGGTATACCCTACTCCGGGGATGGTTCTATGGGAGAGCAAGCCCGTCGAATACAGAAGTTTGCTAATAGACTAGCTAAAGCTCTAGGGTTACCCCTGGAGCATGTGGATGAGCGATTAACCTCTTTTCAAGCTGAGCAAATGCTCCTAGCGGAAAATCGCTCACCATCCTATAATAAAGGTTTAGTGGACCGCAAAGCAGCATCCATAATTTTACAGCAGTGGTTAGACGATAGAAGGTTAAGAACTCCGCAAAATCTACCAAACCAAAGTGAACTATAA